One Helianthus annuus cultivar XRQ/B chromosome 12, HanXRQr2.0-SUNRISE, whole genome shotgun sequence genomic region harbors:
- the LOC110926298 gene encoding uncharacterized protein LOC110926298: MEKLIYNPNHHLHLKPRPFLPQLARFQPTKLVNFPHYTLRVNCKHEQHPSFGSSPPVVKSPRTDLAFEENKGSDGPKPQFFQIFSQAFSNQQKAAAAGTVILLSALLVFIVQPVFVSPALAAFQTATKTGPGPLVRSELLSSAWTGFFAGCLHTLSGPDHLAALAPLSIGRSRVESALVGALWGCGHDAGQVIFGLLFLLLKDRLHIEIIRTWGTRVVGITLLVIGAMGIREASEVPAPCVALENGECDVSVYEASLTDPAVTKKKKIGFATFATGIIHGLQPDALMMVLPALALPSRVAGAAFLGMFLVGTVIAMGSYTVFIGSCSQALKDRIPRITEKLTWISSMVAIALGLGIIISQFFGFSLY; the protein is encoded by the exons ATGGAAAAGCTCATCTACAACCCCAACCACCACCTTCACCTAAAGCCACGCCCATTTCTCCCCCAACTCGCCCGCTTCCAACCCACTAAACTCGTCAATTTCCCCCACTACACCCTCCGAGTCAATTGCAAACATGAACAACACCCATCATTTGGTTCTTCTCCACCGGTTGTTAAAAGTCCCCGAACTGATTTGGCTTTTGAGGAAAATAAGGGTTCTGATGGGCCCAAACCCCAGTTTTTTCAGATATTCTCGCAGGCATTTTCTAATCAGCAGAAG GCAGCTGCTGCTGGAACAGTAATTCTACTATCAGCCCTGCTTGTTTTCATCGTCCAGCCTGTTTTCGTCTCACCAGCATTAGCCGCATTTCAAACCGCAACCAAAACAGGCCCGGGCCCACTTGTCCGAAGCGAGCTACTAAGTAGCGCATGGACTGGTTTCTTCGCGGGTTGCTTGCACACATTATCTGGACCCGACCACCTTGCCGCCTTGGCCCCACTCTCAATCGGGCGGTCACGAGTCGAAAGTGCTCTCGTGGGAGCCCTGTGGGGGTGCGGGCACGATGCCGGGCAGGTAATTTTCGGTTTACTTTTCTTACTCTTAAAAGACCGACTCCACATCGAGATCATAAGAACATGGGGAACCCGAGTTGTGGGTATAACCCTTCTCGTAATTGGAGCTATGGGAATCCGTGAAGCCTCAGAAGTCCCGGCCCCTTGTGTTGCGTTAGAGAACGGGGAGTGTGATGTCAGTGTTTACGAGGCTTCGTTAACCGACCCGGCTGTAACCAAGAAGAAAAAAATCGGGTTTGCAACTTTCGCAACGGGTATAATCCATGGGTTACAACCGGATGCACTTATGATGGTTTTACCTGCACTTGCACTCCCGTCACGTGTGGCAGGTGCAGCCTTTTTAGGTATGTTTTTGGTGGGGACCGTTATCGCTATGGGGAGTTATACGGTTTTTATCGGGTCGTGCAGCCAGGCATTGAAAGATCGGATCCCGAGAATCACGGAGAAGCTTACTTGGATATCGTCGATGGTGGCAATCGCACTAGGACTCGGGATTATAATTAGTCAGTTTTTCGGGTTTAGTTTGTATTAA